The sequence AATGGCCGCACTGCCCCCCTCCCTGTTGATCTGGTCCCCGACGATCTGACCCCAGAGGTGGCCGCTGACCTCCTGGCTGGAAAGGTATCAGTGAAAAAGCCAGCTGCGAAACGCTCTGCAGCACCAAGGAAAAAGAGCGGCAAAGCCAGTAGCACCCGTACTCCACGCAAAAAGGCTGTGAATTAAACATCCTGCAAAGTAGGAATCACACTGCGTACCCAACTGACTGAATGACAACAAGCGGGAAGTTGCAGCTGCGTCAAATGAAGTACGATCAAGGCCATGCCTTACATCAAATTGAGCGAACAGGTTGCAAAACTCGCCAACCCCCAACGCAGTGACGCGTTCATCAAGCACTTCCGCGAAGCGGTGCGTCAAGGGCAGATTGACGCAGCAGATCTTCCCAGCCGCTTTGAACTGCCCAAGCAATTCACCCGGCGTGGCAGCAACGAGACCTACAGCAAGACCGTGCGCGATATGGTCTTTGATCACAGCCCCGAGTTTGACGCTTGGTTTGAAGAGACCAACAAAAGCCTGAGCACCTCGCGCCGAGGCGGAGCCATTAAGCCAACCCCGGAGAACATTGAGGCAGGCCTCGTGGACTTCAAGGAATTAGCCGCCGCCACCCGCGCGAAGATTGAAGCAAGCTTCGCCAAGGGCCAGGCACTCGGGAAGAGTCGCAGTGGCAGTGCCAAGAAGCCAGCTCGGAAGACCGGTACCAGAAGCAAGAAGTAACGCGCCACCTGTTGCAAGATGCACCCCAGGCTATTTCACCTGGGGTTTCTTGCATGTGATCACTCAAGACAAAACGCCTTGTTGGTCTAAAAAACCTGACTACCAGTCAAAACTCCTAAGGCAAGAGAAAAGTCGGCTCCAGTAGCGTGTTTTCCCGATGAAGACACGTCAGAGCCAACACCCCCACGAGAGCTTGCAGACCGCGCTGCGGTCTTCGTTTCCCATTGATGCCCGCCGCCTTGAGGTGCTGGCGGCCCTGATTCTCGCGATGATTCAGGCGCGCAGCGGCGTGCTGTACACCTTGAAAACCCATGTGCATCTCCCTGGCTCATTGGAGACGCGATACCAACGGTTACGCCGCTCAGCACTTGACACTTCGAGAAATTGACGTGTGGGCGGGTGGAAAAGGCGTACTGAGCAGCTCAAGGCAGTTCCAAAAGGCCGCCCCGCCCCACCGCACGGCCTGACCCAGCACCTGCCACCCGATGCGAACCTCGCTCACCACAGCCCGTCCCCGGTTGTCCTGCCTCGGTGGGCTCTCCTGTACGGTCTGCGCGCCCACCCGAGCCATCCACGCCAGTGCAAGACATAGCAGTCCGAACAGCCGGGAAATCCGATCAGGCGCCGTCATGTGCGTGGCCTCTAAGTTTAGCCCCCGGGACTTCAATAACGAGAACGCTGACTCAATGCCCCACCGGCGCCGGTAGGTCTCCAAGACGTCCAGGACAGGCAAATCGGTTCTGGCAACTTAACCTCGGTAGGCTGGTGAGCTGTGACTGACCAGAAACCGTACCGCCATCGTTTTCCCCTGAGCGTCATCGGTTACGCCCTGCGGCTCTACCACCGCTTCCCGCTCAGCCAGCGTGACGGTCAGGAACTGCTCCACGAGCGCGGTGTTCAGGTCAGCCACGAAACTCTGCGGCAATGGAACATCAAATTCGCGCCCATCCTCACCGAAGAACTGCGCCACCGAGGACCCCAGCGGGGTTCTCGGTGGCATCTGGACGAGGTGTGCGTCAAGGTCGGTGGGGTAAGGCATTGGTTGTGGCGCGCGGTCGACGAATCCGGGGCCGTACTCGACATCATCCTTCAGGAACATCGAGAGACCGAGGCAGCCAAGTCCTTTTTTATGCGCCTGCTCGGTGAATATCGCGTCCCAGAGGCCATTCTCACCGACAAGCTGTGGAGCGACGGGGCGGCGATGCGTCAGCTTCCCGTGCTCCACACGGTGGAGCACGTGCAGGTCGTCTCCACCGCCCGCTGCAACAACCTGATTGAACAGTCGCCTCGCCCGACTCGGCAGCAGGAACGTGCTCAGCTCGGCTTCAAACGACGAAAACGGACTCAA comes from Deinococcus aquaedulcis and encodes:
- a CDS encoding IS6 family transposase, which gives rise to MTDQKPYRHRFPLSVIGYALRLYHRFPLSQRDGQELLHERGVQVSHETLRQWNIKFAPILTEELRHRGPQRGSRWHLDEVCVKVGGVRHWLWRAVDESGAVLDIILQEHRETEAAKSFFMRLLGEYRVPEAILTDKLWSDGAAMRQLPVLHTVEHVQVVSTARCNNLIEQSPRPTRQQERAQLGFKRRKRTQEFLAPHARVSNLHTRTTVPAALRRSHQSAALLLWREAMQQAA